The following are from one region of the Nicotiana tomentosiformis chromosome 7, ASM39032v3, whole genome shotgun sequence genome:
- the LOC138895329 gene encoding uncharacterized protein: protein MICPNIQKDIVSSCAKETLKAIAEDLNGDYFGILVDESKDVSHKEQMALVLRYVNKEGKVIERFLSIVHVKDTSAKLLKEAIYSLLLKHSWSKSQIRGQGYDGASNMEILRDEQAEKLEQLLVLGEVHTGSGLNQELGLQRAGDTRWGFYFKTMHNFISLFSSIVHVLRVLAIEGSNYHERSMAKSLMDDIRSYDFVYMLHLMLKVLALTYDLNMALRKKDQNIISAMKLVGFAKRQLQDMRDSRWNSLIEDVSLFCVKHGIVIPEMDINYVRGKSKRKKSSITYSYHLHVEVFYAIIYL, encoded by the exons ATGATTTGTCCAAATATACAAAAAGACATTGTGAGTTCTTGTGCAAAAGAAACATTAAAAGCAATTGCTGAAGACTTGAACGGGGATTACTTTGGGATATTGGTTGATGAGTCTAAGGATGTCTCTCATAAGGAACAAATGGCGCTTGTTTTGCGTTATGTCAACAAAGAGGGTAAAGTTATTGAGCGATTCCTTAGCATTGTTCATGTTAAAGATACTTCTGCAAAGTTATTAAAAGAAGCGATTTATTCTTTGCTTTTGAAACATTCATGGAGTAAATCTCAAATACGGGGACAAGGTTATGATGGAGCTAGTAACAT GGAGATACTTCGAGATGAACAAGCAGAAAAATTAGAGCAACTACTAGTGCTTGGTGAAGTTCATACAGGAAGCGGTTTAAATCAAGAACTTGGACTTCAAAGGGCAGGTGATACTCGGTGGGGTTTTTATTTTAAGACAATGCATAATTTTATTAGTTTATTCTCTTCAATTGTTCATGTACTTAGAGTTCTTGCAATTGAGGGTTCAAATTATCATGAGAGATCAATGGCAAAAAGTCTAATGGATGACATAAGATCCTATGACTTTGTGTATATGTTACATTTAATGTTGAAAGTATTAGCACTTACATATGATTTAAATATGGCTTTGCGAAAAAAAGATCAAAATATTATAAGTGCAATGAAGCTTGTTGGTTTCGCAAAGAGACAATTGCAAGATATGAGAGATTCTAGATGGAATTCTTTGATAGAAGACGTCTCTTTATTTTGTGTCAAGCATGGTATTGTGATCCCCGAAATGGATATAAATTATGTTCGTGGAAAGTCAAAGCGTAAGAAATCAAGTATTACATATTCTTATCATTTGCATGTAGAGGTTTTCTATGCTATTATTTATTTGTAA